The Papaver somniferum cultivar HN1 chromosome 3, ASM357369v1, whole genome shotgun sequence genome includes a region encoding these proteins:
- the LOC113357067 gene encoding protein RADIALIS-like 3: MASSSMSSTSSSWTSKQNKSFEKALALFDKDTPDRWHNVARAVGGKSADEVKRHYEILIQDLKFIESGQVPFPNYKSTGVGKGFADEEQRPMKYLKLH, encoded by the exons ATGGCATCAAGCTCTATGAGTAGCACAAGTTCATCATGGACATCAAAGCAAAACAAATCATTCGAAAAGGCTTTAGCTTTATTTGACAAGGACACCCCTGACCGTTGGCATAATGTTGCCAGGGCCGTAGGAGGGAAATCGGCTGATGAAGTGAAGAGACATTATGAGATTCTTATTCAGGATCTCAAGTTTATTGAATCAGGCCAAGTCCCTTTTCCCAATTACAAGTCTACTGGCGTAGGGAAAGGCTTTGCTGATGAAGAACAAAG GCCAATGAAATATCTAAAGCTCCACTGA